Proteins from a single region of Deltaproteobacteria bacterium:
- a CDS encoding FAD-dependent oxidoreductase, protein MSDATLLSIPPDDVLQAAFAKQKPRLSARAAHFEASRCLFCHDAPCVQACPTGIDIPMFIRQIMSGDAMNAAKTIFTQNILGRSCADVCPTEVLCEGACVYNALNRQPIEIGRLQGYATNLAITQQTRFFTKGRPTGQRVAIVGGGPAGLACAHELCVLGYEPVVFEASAEAGGLNAYGVAPYKYSNEESRAEVAYLAQIGFEIRTNTRLTAAAIATLELDFAAIFLGIGLSASRRLGIPGETLPGVVGAAEFIYRLREQAQRIAVGRRVVVIGAGNTAIDAAVEAAKLGAEVQLAYRRTAADQSAYTFEVELAQRHGVRFEYLTSPVAILGTDCVTGVRWVRNTIDGHGRASAVHAVAGSEFVTACDQVICATGQEKQRELFAALDLALERDKVLVNADFQASRPQYFAGGDCVNGGKEVVNAVAHGRDAARGIDRFLKHTKI, encoded by the coding sequence ATGTCTGACGCTACCTTGTTGTCGATCCCGCCCGACGATGTCTTGCAGGCGGCCTTTGCCAAGCAGAAACCGCGCCTGAGCGCGCGTGCCGCGCATTTTGAGGCGTCGCGTTGTCTCTTTTGCCACGATGCCCCCTGCGTGCAGGCCTGTCCCACCGGTATCGATATCCCGATGTTTATACGCCAAATCATGAGCGGCGATGCGATGAACGCGGCGAAGACGATCTTCACTCAAAACATCTTGGGTCGCTCGTGTGCCGATGTCTGTCCGACCGAAGTGCTCTGCGAAGGCGCATGCGTCTACAACGCACTCAATCGACAACCGATCGAGATTGGCCGTTTGCAAGGCTATGCCACCAATCTGGCGATCACGCAGCAAACGCGTTTCTTTACTAAAGGGCGGCCGACCGGTCAGCGCGTCGCCATCGTCGGCGGGGGGCCGGCGGGACTGGCGTGCGCGCATGAACTCTGCGTGTTGGGCTATGAACCGGTCGTGTTTGAAGCGAGCGCGGAGGCCGGCGGACTCAACGCTTACGGCGTCGCGCCGTACAAATATTCCAACGAGGAATCCCGCGCGGAAGTCGCGTATCTGGCGCAGATCGGTTTCGAGATCCGCACCAACACCCGTCTCACTGCCGCCGCGATCGCCACCCTGGAATTGGACTTCGCTGCTATCTTCTTAGGTATCGGCTTAAGCGCCTCGCGCCGTTTAGGCATCCCCGGCGAGACGCTGCCCGGCGTCGTCGGCGCGGCGGAATTCATCTATCGGCTGCGCGAACAGGCCCAGCGCATCGCGGTGGGGCGGCGCGTCGTCGTGATCGGCGCCGGCAATACCGCGATTGACGCCGCAGTTGAAGCGGCCAAGCTCGGCGCCGAGGTGCAGCTGGCGTATCGACGCACTGCAGCTGACCAAAGCGCCTATACATTCGAAGTGGAATTGGCGCAACGGCACGGCGTTCGTTTCGAGTACCTGACCTCGCCGGTCGCGATCCTCGGCACCGACTGTGTCACGGGCGTGCGTTGGGTGCGCAATACGATCGACGGCCACGGGCGCGCGAGCGCGGTCCACGCAGTGGCCGGTTCGGAATTCGTCACGGCATGCGATCAAGTCATTTGCGCGACCGGACAGGAAAAGCAGCGGGAACTGTTTGCCGCGCTCGATTTGGCACTCGAGCGCGATAAAGTCTTGGTGAACGCCGACTTCCAGGCCAGCCGCCCACAATACTTTGCCGGCGGCGATTGTGTGAACGGCGGCAAAGAAGTCGTCAACGCCGTCGCCCACGGTCGCGACGCCGCGCGCGGTATCGATCGTTTTCTCAAACACACGAAAATCTGA